A genomic region of Raphanus sativus cultivar WK10039 chromosome 6, ASM80110v3, whole genome shotgun sequence contains the following coding sequences:
- the LOC108807809 gene encoding uncharacterized protein LOC108807809 produces the protein MPSFGQALLATTPLITLSPLGVKEALFPWVCWRIWTARNHLIFENRVFEPAEILSKAISSAREWSAAQTTRVPSQTPHISRHLPSSLPNTEFVCYTDAAWMTTTNRAGCGWIIQNAGGASLLQGSCVFEYIPSSLMAEALAISFISRSLNYTADILVKSELHATFPN, from the exons ATGCCTTCCTTTGGGCAAGCTCTCCTCGCGACAACTCCCCTCATCACACTCTCACCATTAGGAGTCAAGGAAGCACTTTTCCCATGGGTATGTTGGAGGATTTGGACAGCACGGAACCatcttatttttgaaaacagAGTCTTTGAACCGGCGGAAATCCTTTCCAAAGCCATCAGCAGTGCAAGAGAATGGAGTGCAGCTCAAACCACTAGGGTCCCCTCACAAACGCCGCACATATCACGACATCTCCCATCCTCGTTGCCCAATACAGAGTTTGTTTGCTACACTGATGCGGCTTGGATGACGACGACGAACAGAGCTGGATGCGGCTGGATCATTCAGAACGCTGGAGGCGCTTCTCTTTTGCAGGGTTCATGCGTCTTTGAGTACATCCCATCGTCCTTGATGGCGGAAGCTTTAGCTATCAG TTTCATCTCGCGCTCTTTGAACTACACGGCTGATATTTTGGTCAAGTCTGAATTACATGCTACTTTCCCCAACTAG
- the LOC108812462 gene encoding receptor-like serine/threonine-protein kinase SD1-8: protein MITKSVYAVLSSDQERDRHGKVIGWSIGVGLMLILSVIVFCFWKGRQKQAKAAATPIVKNQVLMNEMMVLPRRRNLSEENGVEDLELPLMEFEAVLTATENFSECNKVGEGGFGAVYKGRLLDGQEIAVKRLSEMSAQGTNEFMNEVRIIARLQHRNLVRILGCCVDEGEKILIYEYLENLSQKKKKKKKKKENLSLDSHLFGLTRSCMLNWQMRFDIINGIARGLLYLHQDSSIRIIHRDLKASNVLLDKDMNPKISDFGMARIFGQNETEANTRKVVGTYGYMSPEYLIEGRFSIKSDVYSFGVLLLEIISGKRNKAFNNSGCDHNLLDCVWRNWKEGQGLEIVVDTANIDSSSSPTFRPHEILRFLQIGLLCVQERAEDRPLMSNVVLMLGSEAEDIPQPKPPGYCIIGNHSTWCKQRDHESCTVNQITNSIIDAR, encoded by the exons ATGATTACTAAATCTGTATATGCAGTTCTTTCCTCGGACCAGGAGAGAGACAGACATGGAAAAGTAATAGGTTGGAGTATAGGAGTCGGCTTAATGCTTATTCTGAGTGTTATCGTGTTCTGCTTTTGGAAGGGGAGACAGAAGCAAGCAAAAGCAGCTGCAACACCTATAG TGAAAAACCAAGTTCTAATGAACGAGATGATGGTATTACCAAGACGGAGAAACTTGTCTGAAGAGAACGGGGTAGAAGATTTGGAACTTCCATTGATGGAGTTTGAAGCTGTTCTCACAGCCACCGAAAATTTCTCTGAATGTAACAAGGTCGGAGAAGGTGGCTTTGGCGCTGTTTACAAG GGAAGGTTACTTGACGGGCAAGAAATTGCGGTGAAGAGACTATCAGAAATGTCAGCTCAAGGTACCAATGAGTTCATGAACGAAGTAAGAATAATTGCAAGGCTTCAGCACAGGAACCTTGTCCGCATTCTTGGATGTTGTGTCGATGAGGGAGAGAAGATCTTGATCTACGAGTACTTGGAGAATctaagccaaaaaaaaaaaaaaaaaaaaaaaaaaaaggagaatctAAGCCTCGATTCACATCTTTTTG GTTTAACCAGAAGTTGTATGCTAAATTGGCAAATGAGATTTGATATTATCAATGGTATTGCGCGAGGGCTTCTTTATCTTCACCAGGACTCATCCATTCGGATAATTCACAGAGATTTGAAAGCAAGCAACGTCTTGCTTGATAAAGATATGAATCCGAAAATTTCTGACTTCGGAATGGCTAGGATCTTTGGACAAAATGAGACGGAAGCTAATACGAGGAAGGTGGTTGGAACTTA CGGCTACATGTCTCCAGAATACCTTATAGAAGGGAGATTCTCGATAAAGTCAGATGTCTACAGTTTTGGGGTCTTGCTTCTTGAAATTATAAGTGGGAAGAGGAATAAAGCGTTCAACAACTCGGGCTGTGACCATAATCTTCTCGATTGT GTGTGGAGGAATTGGAAAGAAGGTCAAGGTCTAGAGATTGTAGTAGACACGGCCAACATagattcttcttcatcaccaacaTTCAGGCCACATGAAATTTTAAGGTTCTTACAAATTGGTCTCTTGTGTGTTCAAGAACGTGCAGAAGATAGACCACTCATGTCAAACGTCGTTTTGATGCTGGGAAGCGAAGCAGAAGATATCCCTCAGCCTAAACCGCCAGGTTATTGCATCATTGGTAACCATTCGACTTGGTGTAAACAGCGAGACCATGAATCTTGCACAGTGAACCAGATCACCAACTCGATTATAGACGCTCGTTAA
- the LOC130495536 gene encoding S-locus-specific glycoprotein BS29-2-like, with product MRSDPRFGKTVVRHQSRRFIPNRGSSFLQTIFGGAVKINNESPFFYFLSTKLTSNRTLKISGNNLVLLGQSNNSVLWSTNLTRGNISSPVVAELLSNGNFVMRYSNNTTSGFLWQSFDFPTDTLFPEMKLGYDRKTGRSRFLTSWRSKDDPSSGNFTYKLDTRRGLPEFFVMANDFEIYRSGPWNGIEFSGIPKAKDQGLSFMVCSYTENSDEVSYTFRIASQSFFYSRLTIEASGNLDLFTTSFLSSRWRALRNLPVDECDYYNLCGSYAYCEMNLTFTCKCFQGFDLMNPEQLNLTERSGFYCMRRTPLSCSGNRFLVMKNMKLPDTKMASFDRRIDLQKCQERCLSDCDCTSFAAADVRNGGTGCLIWRGDLNDTRIYSLAGQDLYVKIAAVDTG from the exons ATGCGATCAGACCCCCGGTTCGGAAAGACCGTTGTTCGGCATCAATCCAGACGATTTATACCGAATCGCGGAAGTTCTTTTCTCCAGACAATTTTTGGCGGAGCCGTCAAAATCAACAACGAGTCTCCT ttcttttactttctgtcgaccaaactcacctcaaaCAGAACCCTCAAAATCTCTGGCAACAATCTTGTCCTGCTAGGTCAGTCTAATAACTCTGTTTTATGGTCCACGAATCTTACTAGAGGAAATATTAGTTCTCCAGTGGTAGCAGAACTTCTTTCCAACGGTAATTTTGTAATGAGGTACTCCAACAACACTACAAGTGGATTCTTGTGGCAGAGTTTCGATTTTCCGACGGATACTTTATTTCCGGAGATGAAACTAGGTTACGATCGCAAAACAGGGCGCAGCAGGTTCCTCACGTCATGGAGATCCAAAGATGATCCCTCAAGCGGGAATTTCACGTACAAACTCGACACTAGAAGGGGTTTGCCAGAATTTTTCGTGATGGCTAACGATTTTGAAATATATCGGAGCGGTCCGTGGAATGGAATCGAGTTTAGTGGCATACCGAAGGCGAAGGATCAAGGACTGAGTTTCATGGTTTGCAGTTATACGGAGAACAGCGATGAGGTATCTTACACGTTCCGTATTGCCTCCCAAAGCTTCTTCTACTCTAGATTGACAATCGAGGCCTCTGGGAACCTCGATCTATTCACGACGTCGTTCCTGTCATCTCGATGGAGGGCTTTGAGAAATTTACCGGTTGACGAGTgtgattattataatttatgtgGTTCTTATGCTTATTGTGAAATGAACTTAACCTTTACATGTAAGTGTTTCCAAGGGTTCGATCTTATGAACCCGGAGCAGTTGAACTTGACAGAACGATCAGGTTTTTACTGTATGAGGAGGACACCGCTGAGCTGTAGCGGAAATAGGTTTTTAGTGATGAAGAATATGAAACTGCCAGATACCAAGATGGCGAGTTTTGATCGGAGGATTGACTTGCAAAAATGCCAAGAGAGGTGCCTTAGCGATTGTGACTGTACATCTTTCGCGGCTGCGGATGTTCGTAATGGCGGAACGGGTTGTCTCATTTGGAGGGGCGATCTGAATGATACCCGGATTTACTCCCTCGCCGGTCAAGATCTTTATGTCAAAATTGCTGCTGTTGATACAGGTTAG
- the LOC130495537 gene encoding meiosis-specific protein ASY2-like: MGPRDGYKPPVSFIFRFLWSNSRLSFFAVALPNTAEYEEDFLTSARLIASQRQDHWNNFSYQRISRSIGWISQQVWRSDTIPIVTNKTKRVNLFNSAEQREINRARAMRTIPNLSLVVAKKVGSAKKSQPDTAGSPNLGDPSATESDAEAQLVRKTNKKRHREEEGAAVEEANVGASSPQGHSGSEGRRKKARGDSPAIRSSSVEEGERRDLEPSGGSKDEVVPESQPAGSHDEDLPVVSPKAKKKDKKRKRKKRAAEMVPRGSSEELNDEEVDATRSGESLGPGREVVPEEPAPQVAEGTVAVPKKRKKTKKGCPDRVSFSYDREVPLAHDEQECGRLVRQFRGDRGALPPVKDLIFKEEYKFAARTSIMSHGDWNVLVRKYDEELRGAFELVDKQKRSHKRATRALKDAVRAKDEAVAQEEALRKELDEQRGIMATELASARDLVMKAEKEKAELRKRNADLQGKNATLEKEVVASALNFSREMDRLRESRKLEVTHERIRVMAAMTGKCSRRFKNIQDREKRRDEFEDSRCMLGQARGMRDCLEALKESGKDIPQETIDTYADLEKYYDGETTRLEVGVIPDSDLTLSPLVLKSRFVIEEILEKVDKHGSNLELIDSEAAAALRSPSDGFIRDLLDTVQSPARPDATLPIKEAAPVSDKKAVEADPKAPDAGVPEKLVTISDSSSLGTSDPDASEGFSDPNREIRLASPSSKGQSAGNVSSSGPPEKKDPPAEG, translated from the exons ATGGGCCCGAGAGATGGGTATAAACCACCCGTCAGTTTTATTTTCCGTTTCTTGTGGTCTAACTCCCGTTTGTCTTTCTTTGCAGTTGCTCTTCCGAACACCGCGGAGTACGAGGAGGACTTTTTGACGAGCGCGCGTCTGATCGCATCGCAGAGACAGGACCATTGGAATAATTTTTCCTATCAGAGGATTAGTCGATCGATCGGGTGGATTAGTCAGC AGGTTTGGCGTTCGGACACGATCCCCATTGTCACGAATAAGACGAAGAGGGTCAATTTGTTCAATTCGGCCGAGCAGAGGGAGATAAACCGAGCAAGAGCGATGAGGACTATTCCAAATTTGAGTTTGGTGGTTGCGAAGAAGGTCGGCTCCGCAAAGAAATCTCAGCCCGATACCGCGGGCTCGCCTAATTTAGGAGATCCGAGCGCGACTGAGTCGGACGCTGAGGCTCAGTTGGTTAGAAAGACCAACAAGAAGAGACATCGCGAAGAGGAGGGCGCGGCTGTCGAGGAAGCGAACGTTGGGGCTTCCTCTCCCCAAGGGCATTCTGGATCAGAGGGGAGAAGGAAGAAGGCAAGGGGTGATTCTCCTGCGATCCGATCCTCGTCTGTTGAGGAAGGCGAGCGCAGGGACCTGGAACCGAGCGGTGGTTCCAAAGATGAGGTGGTCCCCGAATCACAGCCTGCGGGCAGCCACGACGAAGATCTTCCGGTGGTCTCTCCAAAGGCCAAGAAGAAggacaagaagaggaagaggaagaagagagccGCCGAAATGGTTCCTCGAGGCTCTTCTGAGGAGCTGAACGACGAGGAGGTAGATGCCACCCGTTCCGGGGAATCGCTAGGCCCGGGGCGTGAAGTCGTGCCGGAGGAACCCGCTCCTCAGGTCGCTGAAGGGACCGTTGCTGTcccgaagaagaggaagaagacaaagaagggTTGTCCAGACAGGGTTTCTTTCTCTTACGACCGCGAGGTCCCGCTAGCGCATGACGAACAGGAGTGCGGTCGCCTGGTTCGTCAGTTTAGGGGAGATCGGGGCGCGCTGCCGCCGGTCAAGGACTTGATCTTCAAGGAGGAGTACAAGTTCGCCGCCCGTACCTCCATCATG AGCCACGGAGACTGGAACGTCTTAGTGAGGAAGTACGATGAGGAGCTGAGAGGAGCGTTCGAGTTGGTTGACAAGCAGAAGAGGAGCCATAAACGCGCGACTCGGGCTTTGAAGGATGCAGTCCGTGCAAAGGACGAAGCAGTTGCCCAAGAAGAAGCGCTGAGGAAGGAGCTCGACGAGCAGAGGGGAATCATGGCGACCGAGTTGGCGTCTGCTCGGGACCTGGTAATGAAGGCGGAGAAAGAGAAAGCCgagttgcggaagagaaatgccgacttgcaaggcaagaatGCGACTCTCGAGAAGGAGGTGGTGGCTTCTGCTTTGAATTTCTCCCGGGAGATGGATCGCTTGAGGGAATCTCGCAAACTTGAGGTCACTCATGAGCGAATCCGCGTGATGGCGGCAATGACCGGAAAATGCTCCCGACGCTTCAAAAATATTCAGGACCGAGAGAAGCGCCGTGATGAGTTCGAGGACTCGCGGTGTATGCTTGGTCAAGCGCGCGGGATGCGAGACTGCCTTGAGGCTTTGAAGGAATCGGGGAAGGATATCCCTCAGGAGACCATCGATACGTACGCCGACTTGGAGAAGTACTATGATGGGGAGACGACTCGTCTGGAGGTAGGCGTGATTCCGGACTCGGATCTAACCTTGTCTCCTttggtgctgaagtctcggtTCGTGATCGAAGAAATCCTCGAGAAGGTCGACAAGCATGGGTCGAACCTTGAGCTGATCGATTCTGAAGCCGCGGCAGCGCTCCGATCTCCGAGTGACGGATTTATTAGGGACCTCCTCGACACGGTACAGTCTCCTGCTCGTCCCGACGCCACTCTTCCTATCAAAGAGGCTGCGCCAGTCTCGGACAAGAAAGCCGTTGAAGCGGACCCGAAGGCGCCTGATGCCGGTGTCCCGGAGAAGTTGGTTACGATCTCCGACAGTTCGTCCCTTGGGACTTCCGATCCTGACGCGAGTGAAGGCTTTTCGGATCCGAACCGTGAGATCAGGCTTGCCTCTCCATCGAGTAAGGGTCAAAGCGCCGGCAACGTCTCCAGCTCGGGCCCTCCTGAGAAGAAAGATCCCCCTGCTGAGGGATGA
- the LOC130495538 gene encoding uncharacterized protein LOC130495538 — MQQKILEFLKQNLSTFAWTMSDMKGIDPAITTHELNVDPNFKPIRQKRRKLGPERSKAVAEEVERLLGAGSITEVRYPECYPLPSIDRLVESTAGNEMLTFMDAFSGYNQILMHPDDREKTAFITDRGTYCYKVMPFGLKNAGATYQRLVNRMFAEQLGKTMEVYIDDMLVKSLRADDHLEHLKECFAILNKYGMKLNPAKCTFGVSSGEFLGYIVTQRGIEANPKQISAVLNLPSPRNCREVQRLTGRIAALNRFISRSTDKCLPFYDLLRGNKKFVWDDKCEDAFVQLKQYLTTPPVLAKPDVGDVLSLYIAVSSAAVSSVLIKEDRGEQPAKSQVLADFLVELTPDLAQDLDVPSPNWILHVDGSSTSKGSGAGVQLQSPTGELIRQSFSFGFPASNNEAEYESLIAGLRLARAVKAKRLSAYCDSQLVASQFSGDYDARNDRMDAYLRVVQELAREFDFFELTKVPRGENVCADALAALGSKLHDQVKRTIPIHRIDRPSIDSSSDESSPIAPIFATTRRSTTDQTDTEMPDRDDTPVDWRTEFLDYLIREELPKDKWAARRLKRRSAHYVIMNDELHRVTANKVLLKCIQGDEVRRVMAETHDGAGGNHSGGRALALKKIQTRTPLILFYLKKWELAGKCEQPSD, encoded by the exons ATGCAGCAGAAGATCCTCGAGTTCCTTAAGCAAAACCTGTCCACGTTCGCCTGGACGATGTCTGATATGAAGGGAATCGATCCAGCTATCACAACCCACGAACTCAATGTTGATCCCAACTTCAAACCCATCCGgcagaaaagaagaaagttgGGACCAGAGCGATCCAAAGCAGTCGCAGAGGAAGTCGAGCGTCTACTCGGTGCCGGTTCAATCACTGAAGTtcgttacccggaatg CTACCCGTTGCCTAGCATCGATCGCTTAGTCGAATCGACGGCCGGTAACGAGATGTTGACGTTTATGGATGCCTTTTCGGGCTacaaccagatcctaatgcaccCGGACGACCGGGAGAAAACTGCTTTCATCACCGATCGGGGAACCTACTGTTATAAGgtgatgccattcggattgaagAATGCCGGAGCAACCTACCAACGGCTCGTCAACCGAATGTTCGCCGAGCAGCTTGGGAAGACAATGgaagtctatatcgacgacatgctcgtcaaatcGCTCCGGGCCGACGATCACTTAGAGCACTTAAAAGAATGCTTCGCCATCCTGAACAAGTACGGGATGAAGTTGAATCCCGCAAAGTGCACCTTTGGCGTCTCCTCGGGTGAATTCCTTGGTTACATTGTCACGCAACGAGGAATCGAAgctaacccgaaacagatctcaGCAGTCCTGAATCTCCCCAGTCCGAGAAACTGCCGAGAGGTGCAGAGATTAACAGGACGCATCGCCGCGCTTAATCGCTTTATCTCCCGATCCACCGACAAGTGTCTCCCCTTCTATGATCTCCTCcgagggaacaagaagttcGTTTGGGATGATAAATGCGAGGACGCGTTCGTTCAACTCAAGCAATACCTAACAACTCCTCCCGTCTTGGCCAAGCCGGATGTAGGAGATGTTTTGTCTCTCTATATCGCTGTCTCCTCGGCAGCCGTCAGCAGTGTCTTGATCAAGGAGGACCGTGGCGAGCAGC CCGCcaaatctcaagtcctcgccgacttccttgtCGAGCTCACGCCAGATCTTGCACAAGACCTCGACGTCCCGAGTCCCAATTGGATTCTTCATGTCGACGGATCATCGACGAGTAAAGGATCCGGTGCTGGGGTCCAGCTTCAATCGCCAACAGGAGAACTCATCCGCCAGTCTTTCAGTTTCGGCTTCCCGGCTTCTAACAACGAGGCAGAGTATGAATCGTTGATCGCCGGTCTTCGTCTCGCCCGAGCCGTCAAAGCCAAACGCTTGAGTGCTTATTGCGACTCACAGCTCGTCGCTAGCCAGTTTAGCGGCGACTACGATGCTCGCAATGATAGAATGGATGCGTATCTCCGAGTGGTTCAAGAGCTTGCTAGGGAATTCGATTTCTTTGAACTCACCAAGGTTCCTCGCGGAGAGAACGTTTGCGCCGATGCCTTAGCCGCACTCGGGAGCAAACTCCACGATCAGGTCAAAAGGACGATACCCATACATCGGATCGATCGACCGAGCATCGACTCTTCCTCCGACGAAAGCTCTCCCATCGCTCCAATCTTTGCAACAACTCGACGATCCACCACCGATCAAACCGACACTGAGATGCCAGATCGTGACGATACCCCGGTCGATTGGCGAACCGAGTTCCTGGATTATCTCATACGAGAAGAACTGCCAAAAGATAAGTGGGCAGCGAGACGCCTGAAGAGACGCAGCGCCCACTACGTCATCATGAACGACGAACTTCACCGAGTAACCGCGAACAAAGTTCTCTTAAAGTGCATCCAGGGCGATGAAGTACGCCGAGTAATGGCTGAAACTCACGACGGAGCAGGAGGAAACCACTCGGGAGGCCGAGCACTCGCCCTTAAG AAGATTCAAACGAGAACGCCTCTAATCCTCTTCTATCTGAAAAAGTGGGAACTCGCTGGCAAATGCGAGCAACCATCGGACTAA